One Bufo gargarizans isolate SCDJY-AF-19 unplaced genomic scaffold, ASM1485885v1 fragScaff_scaffold_796_pilon:::fragment_2:::debris, whole genome shotgun sequence DNA window includes the following coding sequences:
- the FUT9 gene encoding 4-galactosyl-N-acetylglucosaminide 3-alpha-L-fucosyltransferase 9 isoform X2, whose amino-acid sequence MTTSKGIFRPFLFICIVLICFTVCLLIYVKPTNNWISSPIESANSMLKMKNFFSTKKDDYNDTIILIWVWPFGQTFELQSCEALFNIHGCHLTTDRNLYNKSHAVLIHHRDISWDLTNLPVQARPPFQKWIWMNLESPTHTPQKSGIEHLFNLTLTYRRDSDIQVPYGFMVVSTKPFEFEVPSKDKLVCWVVSNWNPDHVRVKYYNELNKYIEILTYGQAFGEYLNDKSLIPTISTCKFYLSFENSIHKDYITEKLYNALLAGSVPIVLGPPRENYENYIPADSFIHVEDFLSPRELADYLLMLNKDTERYLAYFNWRKHYTVNLSHFWESHACLACDHVKRHQEYKSVSNLEKWFWN is encoded by the coding sequence ATGACAACATCTAAAGGCATCTTCCGACCATTTCTATTTATCTGCATTGTATTGATTTGCTTCACAGTATGTTTACTGATATATGTCAAGCCAACAAACAATTGGATCTCCAGTCCTATAGAATCAGCTAATTCTATGCTAAAAATGAAGAATTTTTTCTCCACTAAGAAAGATGATTATAACGATACCATCATTCTTATTTGGGTGTGGCCATTTGGGCAGACATTTGAATTGCAGTCCTGCGAGGCTCTTTTTAATATCCATGGGTGCCATTTGACTACTGATCGTAATCTCTACAATAAATCCCATGCAGTGCTAATACATCACAGAGATATCAGCTGGGATCTGACCAATCTACCAGTGCAAGCAAGACCTCCCTTCCAGAAATGGATTTGGATGAATCTCGAATCTCCAACTCACACACCTCAAAAAAGTGGCATTGAACATTTATTTAACCTCACATTGACCTATAGACGTGACTCAGACATTCAAGTGCCTTATGGCTTTATGGTCGTAAGCACAAAGCCCTTTGAATTTGAAGTGCCAAGCAAAGATAAGCTGGTTTGCTGGGTTGTAAGCAACTGGAATCCAGATCACGTTCGTGTAAAGTACTATAATGAACTCAACAAATACATTGAAATTCTAACCTATGGCCAAGCATTTGGTGAATACTTGAACGATAAAAGCTTGATCCCAACCATCTCTACTTGTAAATTTTATTTGTCCTTTGAAAATTCTATCCACAAAGACTATATAACTGAGAAACTTTACAATGCACTACTTGCTGGATCTGTGCCCATTGTGTTGGGACCTCCAAGGGAAAACTATGAAAACTACATACCAGCAGATTCTTTTATTCACGTCGAAGATTTTCTCTCTCCGAGAGAACTGGCAGATTATCTGTTAATGCTGAACAAAGATACTGAGCGGTACCTGGCGTACTTTAACTGGAGGAAACACTACACTGTGAACTTGTCCCATTTCTGGGAATCTCATGCTTGCCTAGCATGTGACCATGTTAAAAGACACCAGGAGTACAAATCCGTCAGTAATTTGGAGAAGTGGTTTTGGAACTAA
- the FUT9 gene encoding 4-galactosyl-N-acetylglucosaminide 3-alpha-L-fucosyltransferase 9 isoform X1: MRDERWRQRRPLGAGSPLMPCSACRRRHRAAALLSGQIMTTSKGIFRPFLFICIVLICFTVCLLIYVKPTNNWISSPIESANSMLKMKNFFSTKKDDYNDTIILIWVWPFGQTFELQSCEALFNIHGCHLTTDRNLYNKSHAVLIHHRDISWDLTNLPVQARPPFQKWIWMNLESPTHTPQKSGIEHLFNLTLTYRRDSDIQVPYGFMVVSTKPFEFEVPSKDKLVCWVVSNWNPDHVRVKYYNELNKYIEILTYGQAFGEYLNDKSLIPTISTCKFYLSFENSIHKDYITEKLYNALLAGSVPIVLGPPRENYENYIPADSFIHVEDFLSPRELADYLLMLNKDTERYLAYFNWRKHYTVNLSHFWESHACLACDHVKRHQEYKSVSNLEKWFWN; encoded by the coding sequence ggCAAATTATGACAACATCTAAAGGCATCTTCCGACCATTTCTATTTATCTGCATTGTATTGATTTGCTTCACAGTATGTTTACTGATATATGTCAAGCCAACAAACAATTGGATCTCCAGTCCTATAGAATCAGCTAATTCTATGCTAAAAATGAAGAATTTTTTCTCCACTAAGAAAGATGATTATAACGATACCATCATTCTTATTTGGGTGTGGCCATTTGGGCAGACATTTGAATTGCAGTCCTGCGAGGCTCTTTTTAATATCCATGGGTGCCATTTGACTACTGATCGTAATCTCTACAATAAATCCCATGCAGTGCTAATACATCACAGAGATATCAGCTGGGATCTGACCAATCTACCAGTGCAAGCAAGACCTCCCTTCCAGAAATGGATTTGGATGAATCTCGAATCTCCAACTCACACACCTCAAAAAAGTGGCATTGAACATTTATTTAACCTCACATTGACCTATAGACGTGACTCAGACATTCAAGTGCCTTATGGCTTTATGGTCGTAAGCACAAAGCCCTTTGAATTTGAAGTGCCAAGCAAAGATAAGCTGGTTTGCTGGGTTGTAAGCAACTGGAATCCAGATCACGTTCGTGTAAAGTACTATAATGAACTCAACAAATACATTGAAATTCTAACCTATGGCCAAGCATTTGGTGAATACTTGAACGATAAAAGCTTGATCCCAACCATCTCTACTTGTAAATTTTATTTGTCCTTTGAAAATTCTATCCACAAAGACTATATAACTGAGAAACTTTACAATGCACTACTTGCTGGATCTGTGCCCATTGTGTTGGGACCTCCAAGGGAAAACTATGAAAACTACATACCAGCAGATTCTTTTATTCACGTCGAAGATTTTCTCTCTCCGAGAGAACTGGCAGATTATCTGTTAATGCTGAACAAAGATACTGAGCGGTACCTGGCGTACTTTAACTGGAGGAAACACTACACTGTGAACTTGTCCCATTTCTGGGAATCTCATGCTTGCCTAGCATGTGACCATGTTAAAAGACACCAGGAGTACAAATCCGTCAGTAATTTGGAGAAGTGGTTTTGGAACTAA